One segment of Rhipicephalus sanguineus isolate Rsan-2018 chromosome 6, BIME_Rsan_1.4, whole genome shotgun sequence DNA contains the following:
- the LOC119397499 gene encoding cuticle protein 14-like, with the protein MKEYIVLPVLLAVARAGYVAPVTGYIETESSTSHHSQDVAGNYNFGYKERHPGGATFRQETGNPWGHKVGSYGIADADGRVRLVKYVADTNGFRVYISTNEPGTAASSPAGAGINAPVALPTAPAVEPLLLEPSTAVGVVAKAIPAVTAAHVYGPPIVGPVLKPAAPVAAALGGLRPAYAKKSYVAAAVQPGLEVEYDARDDRHW; encoded by the exons ATGAAG GAGTACATCGTTTTACCCGTTCTACTGGCTGTGGCTCGGGCTGGATACGTTGCGCCAGTGACTGGCTACATTGAGACGGAGTCTTCTACAAGCCATCATTCCCAAGAT GTGGCCGGCAACTACAACTTCGGCTACAAGGAACGTCACCCCGGCGGTGCCACTTTCCGCCAGGAGACCGGCAACCCTTGGGGTCACAAGGTCGGCTCGTACGGAATCGCCGACGCCGACGGACGGGTCCGCCTCGTCAAGTACGTCGCCGACACCAACGGATTTCGCGTCTACATTTCGACCAACGAACCGggaacggcagcttccagtcctgCCGGAGCCGGCATCAACGCTCCCGTGGCACTGCCCACGGCACCCGCTGTGGAGCCATTGCTTCTCGAGCCCTCGACAGCCGTGGGAGTCGTCGCTAAAGCCATTCCTGCGGTGACCGCGGCCCACGTCTACGGACCGCCCATAGTAGGACCCGTACTCAAGCCAGCCGCGCCCGTAGCTGCGGCGCTGGGTGGTCTCAGGCCAGCCTACGCGAAGAAGTCGTACGTAGCGGCTGCGGTGCAGCCTGGTCTCGAAGTTGAGTACGATGCCCGGGACGACAGGCACTGGTAA
- the LOC125759019 gene encoding cuticle protein 14-like produces MKVLIVLAVACAAAHAGFIGGGHGGGGTSSQHRSQDISGAYSFGYNENHATGGTSRWESGDGVGNKRGSYSLRGADGRWRTVKYVADGAGFRAAVSTNEPGTAPSSPASAGINAPILHVPAGHHDGGYGGYGGYGGAYGAGAYGGGAYLGGAAYGAGAGIGAGATKAAHVFGAAIPGTGFGGFGGYGGYGGYGGYGGGYGGYGHHGHGGHGGHGIVKHY; encoded by the exons ATGAAG GTCCTCATTGTTCTCGCCGTTGCCTGCGCCGCTGCCCACGCCGGTTTCATCGGTGGTGGCCATGGGGGCGGAGGAACTTCCAGCCAGCATCGTTCTCAGGAT ATCTCCGGCGCCTACAGCTTCGGTTACAACGAAAACCACGCCACGGGCGGCACCTCTCGCTGGGAGTCCGGTGACGGCGTGGGCAACAAGAGGGGCTCGTACAGCCTGCGTGGCGCTGACGGCCGCTGGCGTACCGTCAAGTACGTCGCCGATGGCGCTGGATTCCGCGCTGCTGTGTCCACCAACGAGCCTGGCACCGCTCCATCCTCCCCCGCCTCCGCTGGCATCAACGCGCCGATCCTCCACGTTCCTGCCGGGCACCATGATGGCGGCTACGGAGGTTACGGAGGCTACGGCGGCGCCTACGGAGCCGGAGCGTACGGAGGTGGAGCGTATCTCGGAGGCGCTGCTTACGGAGCCGGAGCAGGCATCGGAGCCGGAGCGACTAAGGCGGCCCACGTCTTCGGTGCTGCTATTCCCGGAACTGGCTTCGGCGGCTTCGGAGGCTACGGTGGCTACGGAGGCTACGGCGGCTACGGAGGAGGCTATGGAGGTTACGGACaccacggccacggcggccacggcggccacggCATCGTTAAGCATTATTAA